The genomic DNA TTGCCATTGCCCTGATCGACCTGCGTCATGCGCCCGGCCGCGTCGTAGGTTGATTCAACCACAATTGTCCGCGTGTTCGGCGATTCGCCCACGCTCCGCGTCACACGCCAGACCCGCCCGGCCGCGTCCAGTTCGGTGATGACCGAGTCCCCGTCCTGATCGGTCGCGGTGTAAACACCGCTTGCATCGTCGTAGTTGTTCGTGAATGTGCGGGTAACTGGTGTTCCTGCGGCGTTGGGTAGATTGACCGGCTCCTCGGTCGCAAGGGAACAAGTCAGAGGGCGATCGAGATCATCATAGGAGAAGCTGCGATTCCGATCGCTGCTGTCATAGGGCGTATCCATGAGCGGATCATTGACACAGCGATTCGACGTGAGCGATGATCCCGTCGGTGAATAGCTGGATGTCGCACAGCCAGCCATCAGCGTCGCGTTGATGCCGGTCGGCTCGATCGGACAGAACGAAACACAGGTCGTTGGACACTGCGCGCAAATCTGCTGTCCCGCGTTGTCGGTGCAATAGGTCGCCGTATCGGGGCCGCACCCGGTGCAATTGGGCTTTCTACGCGCTGAACTGGAAGAGCCAACCACCGCGCCGCCTTCGTTCAGTGTGCGCCCCTGAAAAACCATCGGCCATGCCGGTTTGATATCATATTGCGAATCGACCGGGTTCTCCGTCTCTCGGGCCGTCTGCCCCCATGCGTCATAAGTGAACAGCGTCACCACCCCGTTCGGGTCGGTCACACTCTTGACGAGGCCGTTCCAGTCTTCCGGGTCGATGCCGCTCCCCGTCGCGTCGTCGTCGTAATATGCAATCACCGTCGTCGCTGTGCCGTTGCCCTGGCCGTCGGCCGGCTCGATCAGGTGCGTCGGGCTGGTCGGATGATTGGCATCGTTGTATTCGATTGCGACGGCCTTGGCCGTGTTGCCGGTCCCCGGCGTGGTCCCCGGCGGTATGATCTTGACCAGGTTGTTCATCCCGCCCGTGTCATACCCGTACGTCGTCTTGTTCCCGAGCGGATCGGTGGTCGTCAGAACATTGCCGTTCGAGTCATGGGTCGAGGTCCAGGTCTTGCCCAGCGGATTGGTGACGGTCGCGACTTCGTGCACCAGGTTTGCCGGCGAGGTGACATGGCCGATCGTCGTCGTCTCGCTGAGCGGATCGGTCGCCTGAATAAGATTGAAGGTGAGAACGTCAAAGAGGAAGAACCAGTCATTCCCTCGGACATCCGTAAAGACCGTCTCCTGTTCAAAGCTGCTGCTGCCAATTCCGTAATCGATGTGGACCTCCTGCGCCAGCGGATTGGTTACACGGCTGAGGCGTCCCATGAGGCCGTCATAATCGTGGTCATACACCTTCCCGTTCTGATCGGCGATCGTGTCGATATCGTAGTCGGCCGTGTAGTCCCAGTGGATGCGATGCCCCAGCGGGTCCTCCAGCGCGACGAAATGGCCGTCGCCATCGGTGTGCGGGTTGCCGGGGTTCGAGGTGTCCTCGTAAAGCAGCAGCCAGACGCGCTCCGCATTGTTGCCGAGCGATGGGTTGTTCGTCACGCCCAGCGGCGCGGTGATCTCCGCCAGCTTGCCATGAGAGTTGTAGGAGAAGTCCAGTACGCGACCGGATGCGTCGGTGATGTAGTCGAGTTCACCATCAGCCGGATCGGAGGCGTTATCAATGTAGGTGCAGACCACCTGGTTGCCGGAGGGGTCTTCAATGAAGTCGAGCAGGCCATCGGTGTGGAAATAGAGCTTTGATTGCGACCTGGTGGTGAGCTTCCAGCCGGTGATGGGCGATGAGCCGATGGGTTCGAGCCTGTTGAACACTCCGGGCATGGCATCCCACTGGCCGGTCGAGATATTCCTGCTGAACCTGTCTTTTGTGCCGTCGCCCCAGACGACCACAACCGTGTCCGGACCGCCGACACCGCCGGAAATCTTGAGGCTGGTGTCATAGGTATGCGTCCAGACCGGGCCGCCTTCCTTCGCGGCGAGCAGGGCGACGAATTCGTCCAGGTCCTGAAGGTCGAGTTCATCATCCTCGTTCATATCCGCGACGGCCTTTTCAGCTTCCGTGGGCGCGTCGGCAAGCACAATACCGACAAACGGGGACAAATCGGATGTATCGACCTTACCGTCGAGGTTGGCATCTCCGCGCCGAAGCGCCTCGGTCGGCTCCTCCCAGTCGCTGATCATGTGATGGTGCAGTGCCAGCGAGATGCCAGGGCCGCGGCCGCCCCAGCCGACGATCGGCAAGGCGGTATGGACCCGGCCGGTGTAAAGATCGACCTGCGAGAAAGGCGTGACGCCCATGCCGGCCGACCAGCGACGCGCCGGTCCCGTCGGCGCCTTGATGGGATACAACTCGACAGCCCCCGGCTGAGCCGAGGCATGCTGACCGTCCGCTGTAAGAATGAATGATACGCAAATGAAGGTGAAACTCGGTACAGACCATCGGCGCGAGACAGCGCGCAGCCGCATGATGGCTCGAAATTTCATATGGATCCTTTCCTTAAGAATCGGAAGCCCGTTCGTATCACGCCGGCAAGCCCCGCCCAAGGCCCGAGCGTTATTCATACATAACCGCTGACCAAGTTGCTTAGTCAACTTTTTTGCGGGACTTTTCTCTCCGGCGACGACTGCCGGGCAGTGGCATGATGGCCCGCCTGCATCTCCGCGCAGAAACTGCCCGCCCGCTGCGGCAGGGTTGAAAAGCGGGATTGGCCGAAGTCTGTGTCGTTCTCGTTGAATGTCCGGCGGCCCGGGACGATTCCGGCCCGGTTCCGGCCCTGCTGAAGCCGGTTACGGTTCATTCGTAACCGCCTCCCGTTCGGCCGTCACCGGTTACGGTTCATTCGTAACCGCCTCCCGTTCGGCCGTCACCGGTTACGGTTCATTCGTAACCGCCTCCCGTTCGGCCGTCACCGGTTGCGGTTCATTCGTAACCCCCTCCCGTTCGGCCGTCACCGGTTGTCACGGGATCGGCACCGGTCCGGTTTGAGGCGGGGCTCATCCGTTCTACGACCGGGTCAACGCAATTCTCAAGGCGCAAACCTTTGACCGCATTGCCGACGGCGCTCATGGCATTGCCGACGGCGCTCATGGCTTTGGCGGCTTCGACGCCTTTGTCGAGGATCGCTGCCGCAAGTTCTACTCCGACAAGGTCGGCCGGCCGTCGCTGCCGCCGGCGGTCTATTTCCGACTGCTGATGATCGGCTACTTCGAGGGGATCGGCAGCGAGCGCGGGATCGCCTGGCGGCTGGCGGACTCGCTGGCGTTGCGAAGATTCGCGGGTTACGCGCTGACCGACTCGACGCCGGACCATTCGACGATCAGCCGCAATCGGCGGTTGATCGACGTTGAGACGCACCGGGAGATTTTCACCTGGGTCTTGCAGGTTCTGGCGAAGGAGAAGCTGCTGGATGGCAAGACGCTGGGTATCGATGCGACGACCTTGGAGGCGAATGCGGCCTTGCGGAGCATCGTTCGTCGCGACACGGGCGAAAGCTATCAGGAGTTTCTGACGCGACTGGCGAAGGAGTCGGGCATCGAGACGCCGACGCGGGAGGACCTGGCCAGACTGGACAGGAAGCGCAGGAACAAGGGGTCAAACGATGACTGGCAGCATCCGCACGATCCGGACGCGAAGATCACGAAGATGAAGAACGGCAGCACGCACCTGGCCCACAAGGCCGAACATGCGGTGGACATGGACACGGGTGCGGTCATGGCGGTGACGCTTCAGCCGTCCAGTCGCGGCGACACGACGAGCCTCGGCGAGACGATCAAGCAGGTGGACGAGAACCTGGTGTCGGTGATGGCGGATGAGAAGGCGTGCGAGCAGTTGAGCGAGCAGGTCTTGAAGGAAGTGGTGGCGGACAGGGGCTATCACAGCAATGAGGTGTTGAAGGATCAGAAGGAGCGGGAGATTCGCACCTACATCGCCGAACCGGACCGCGGCCGACGGAACTGGCAGGGCCGGACCGAAAAGGAGATCGCCGAGAA from Phycisphaerae bacterium includes the following:
- a CDS encoding transposase — translated: MIGYFEGIGSERGIAWRLADSLALRRFAGYALTDSTPDHSTISRNRRLIDVETHREIFTWVLQVLAKEKLLDGKTLGIDATTLEANAALRSIVRRDTGESYQEFLTRLAKESGIETPTREDLARLDRKRRNKGSNDDWQHPHDPDAKITKMKNGSTHLAHKAEHAVDMDTGAVMAVTLQPSSRGDTTSLGETIKQVDENLVSVMADEKACEQLSEQVLKEVVADRGYHSNEVLKDQKEREIRTYIAEPDRGRRNWQGRTEKEIAEKLEARDAVYANRRRIKGERGKSLMRKRGQRVERSFAHCHDTGGMRRTHLREHENILKRLLIHVAGFNLSLILRRVLGFGTARSMQDAAARLLRAIAECIAHALPDLWRSLNDNREPRRRTTNNTTPDALSIHYAA
- a CDS encoding RHS repeat protein, which translates into the protein MKFRAIMRLRAVSRRWSVPSFTFICVSFILTADGQHASAQPGAVELYPIKAPTGPARRWSAGMGVTPFSQVDLYTGRVHTALPIVGWGGRGPGISLALHHHMISDWEEPTEALRRGDANLDGKVDTSDLSPFVGIVLADAPTEAEKAVADMNEDDELDLQDLDEFVALLAAKEGGPVWTHTYDTSLKISGGVGGPDTVVVVWGDGTKDRFSRNISTGQWDAMPGVFNRLEPIGSSPITGWKLTTRSQSKLYFHTDGLLDFIEDPSGNQVVCTYIDNASDPADGELDYITDASGRVLDFSYNSHGKLAEITAPLGVTNNPSLGNNAERVWLLLYEDTSNPGNPHTDGDGHFVALEDPLGHRIHWDYTADYDIDTIADQNGKVYDHDYDGLMGRLSRVTNPLAQEVHIDYGIGSSSFEQETVFTDVRGNDWFFLFDVLTFNLIQATDPLSETTTIGHVTSPANLVHEVATVTNPLGKTWTSTHDSNGNVLTTTDPLGNKTTYGYDTGGMNNLVKIIPPGTTPGTGNTAKAVAIEYNDANHPTSPTHLIEPADGQGNGTATTVIAYYDDDATGSGIDPEDWNGLVKSVTDPNGVVTLFTYDAWGQTARETENPVDSQYDIKPAWPMVFQGRTLNEGGAVVGSSSSARRKPNCTGCGPDTATYCTDNAGQQICAQCPTTCVSFCPIEPTGINATLMAGCATSSYSPTGSSLTSNRCVNDPLMDTPYDSSDRNRSFSYDDLDRPLTCSLATEEPVNLPNAAGTPVTRTFTNNYDDASGVYTATDQDGDSVITELDAAGRVWRVTRSVGESPNTRTIVVESTYDAAGRMTQVDQGNG